CGGGCATGGCGATGACTTCAGCGTCGCTCAGCTCGGAGGGAGTCTTGGTCTTCCAGTTGTTGGCCAGCTTCGGGTCTTTCTTCACGGCCAGGGGCGGCGGCGGCACCAGCGCGGTGGAAGGCGCCTGCGAGAAGCTGGACTTGGCGGCGGTCGATGCGACAGATTGCGGCATCGAGGGCACGGTCAGTTGCGACAGCCGGGACACGCGGCCACCACGCGCGGCGGGTGCGGGCGTGGGGGTTTGAACGGGCATCGAGGGTGTCGCCGGGGCGGAAGTGGAGGCGGCAGCCGTTTTTTTCATGGGGATCGAGGGGGCAGAAGGAACGGCAGCAGGGCGGCCGACGGGTTTGGATGACGATGAGCCCGCGCCTGCGGTCTTGGTGGCGGCAGTTGCAGGCTTGGCGGACTTCTTGGTCGCAGCGGTCGCGGCCTTGGCCGGTGGTGCTGCGGGCTTTTTGGACGGCGCGCTTTTCTCCTTCGCTGCGGAGCCATGTGCGGTGGCGGAAACCTTTTTGGCCGCAGGTACAGCCTGCTTCGCAGCCGGCGCCTTCTTTGTGGCGGGCTTGGGTGCTGGCGTGGCCTTGGCGGCGGGTTTCTTCACGGTGACTGGCTCCTTGGTCGAACTGGAACGCGCTTTCACTGGGTGTCTCCTCCCATGGGAGCCACTTGCGGCTTTCAGACCACGCAGGCTCCCCGTTGTCGGGGTGCTCGCAAGTGGCGAACCCCGGGGTTATACCCCCGAAAGCCCACCAGGAACGTGCGGCGCCCCGTGCCGGAAGTCACATCTTGTCCACGAGAACTGGACATGGCTGCCGGAACAGGCGCGCGATTGTATAGAGAACTCGCAGGCGCGGGCGATGTCTCGGCGTGCCGGCCAACTCCGTTAGCATCGCGCGGCGCTGTCTGTGGGAGCAGCGCGGCCCCGGGCCTTTGTCCATATGGCGCAGGGGGCCTATCCGTTCATTCGCAAAAAGAAAGCAAGTCTTGAACAAGAAAGTAGTTTTGGGAGTCTTGGCCGCAGCTATCGCCGCCGCCTACGGCGGCAGCACCTGGTGGGCCGGCACGCAAATCAAGTCGCGCTACGACATCGCCTTCGACGAATTGCCGAAGCAGACCGCGCTGGTGCGCGTGACCGAGCGCAAATATGAACGCGGCTTCTTCGGCGCCGTCAGCACCGTGACGCTGGAAATCGGCTGCGCAGCCGATGCCGCCGCCCCGGCAGCAGCAGCACCCGCCGCCGCCGACAAGCCCGCCGAGGGCGAGGAAGCCGAAGCCGACGACGAGGAAGACGCAGGCAGCATCAAGCCGCCCAAGCAGCTGCGCCTGACCATCCGCGACACCATCCACCACGGCCCGCTGGCCGGCGGCACGCTGGCAGCGGCCACCATCGACAGCGAACTGGTGCTCGACGAGAAGACGCAGGCCGCGGCGAAAAAGCTGTTCGGCGACGCCAAGCCCCTGACCGCGCGCACCAAGGTCGGCTTCGGCGGCGCCTTCACGACCGACCTGACCGTCGCGCCCGCCAAGCTGGTCGAAGAAGGCAAGGGCCGCCTCGACTGGCAAGGCATTCAGGCCCGCCTGGAAGTCAACGCCGCGCGCACCCAGGCGCGCTACGACATGACCATGCCCGGCCTCGACTTCAGCGAAGCGCGTAGCGGCGTGACCATGAAGATGGGCAAGCTCGCCGCCAAGGCCGACATGGACATGAGCGCCGGCTGGTTCCTGGCCACCGGCAAAACCGAAGGCCGGCTCGACACCCTCGAGTTCGCCGTCAAGAAGAAGGCTGCCGAGGAAGGCGCTGCACCGGCAGAACCAACAAAGGCACTGCCGACAGTCGTGCTCCAGAACATCGAACTGGTCGGCGACGCGAGCACCAAGGACGGCCTCTATGCGTCGAGCGGCACGTTCAGGGGCACCGGCAAGATCGGCGAGACCAAGATCGACAAGTTCGAACTGACCAGCAGCGCGCGCCGCATCCATGCCGCCGGCTACAAGAAGCTGGCCGACGCCTGGATGCAGTCCAGCGCCGCCAGCGGCTGCGGCAAGGGCAGCAGCAAGGCATCTCAGGCAGCCATGCAGGCGCTGGCCGAGCAGCTCGCGCCCGACCTCAAGGCCATGGCGAAGTACGGCCCCGAAGCCGGCCTCGACAAGATGCTGGTCGAAATCGACGGCAAGCGCGCCGAAATCGGCTACACGGTCAGCATGGCCGGCGTGACCGACGAAGACCTGCAGATGCCCGGCACCGCACTGCTCATGAAGCGCGGCGTGCTCAAGGCCCATGCGCGACTGCCGATGAAGTGGCTCGAGAAGCTGGCCGAAACCGGTGCAGAGAGCGGCCAGACGCCGCCGCCCGAAATGGTGGCCGGCCTGGTCGAGCAGGGCGAGCAGAGCGGCTTCGTGAAGCGCGACGGCGACGACGTCACCGCCCAGGTCGAGTACAGCGAAGGCAGCCTGAAGGTCAATGGCAAGCCGCTGGGCGGGATGGGCGCAACCGGCAAGTAAGCCGGCCTCGGCCCGAATGAAAAACGGCGCTGGCCTTTTGGGGCCAGCGCCGTTTTCTATTTCAGCAAGCCTTCAACTCAGACCAGGCACTGCTCCAGCCCCTGCTCGAGAATTTCGCGCGGCAGCTCGATGCCGATGAACACCATGCGGCTCTGGCGCGCCTCGTCCTTGCCCCACTCGGGCCCCAGGTCGCTGCCCATCAGCTGGTGCACGCCCTGGAAGATCACCTTGCGCTCGGTGCCCTTCATGTTCAGCACGCCCTTGTAGCGCAGCATGCGCGGGCCGTAGATATTGACGATCGCACCCAGAAAGTCTTCCAGCTTGGCCGGATCGAAGGCGCGGTCGGCCTTGTAGACGAAGCTCTTCACGTCATCGTCCGTGTGGTGATGGTGGCCGTGGCCCTCGTGCTTGTGCGAGGGGTGGTCGCACGCCTCGCCATGCGCGTGGTCATGGTCGTGATGGTCGTGGTCGTCTTCCTTCAGGAAGTCGGGGTCGATGTCGAGCTTGGCGTTCAGGTTGAAGCCGCGCAGGTCGAAGATGTCCTTCAGCGGCACGTCGCCGAAATGCGCCTTCTGCTGCGGCGCGCGTGGGTTCATGTGCTTCAGGCGGTGAATGAGCGCGTCGGTCTCTTCGGCCGACACCAGCTCGCTCTTGCTGATGAAGATCTGGTCGGCAAAGCCCACCTGGCGACGCGCTTCCTGGCGGTCGTTGAGCTGCTGAGGCGCGTGCTTGGCATCGACCAGCGTGAGGATCGAGTCGAGCAGGTAGCTCTCGGCGATCTCGTCGTCCATGAAGAAGGTCTGGGCCACGGGGCCGGGGTCGGCCAGGCCGGTGGTTTCAATAACCACGCGGTCGAAATCGAGCAGGCCCTGGCGCTTCTTGGCGGCCAGCATTTGCAGCGCCTCGCGCAGGTCTTCGCGGATGGTGCAGCAGACGCAGCCGTTGCTCATCTGCACGATCTGCTCCTTCGACTCGGTCACGAGGATGTCGCTGTCGATGTTCTCTTCGCCGAACTCGTTCTCGATGACCGCGATCTTCTGACCGTGGGCCTCGGTCAGGATGCGTTTGAGCAGCGTGGTCTTGCCCGAGCCGAGAAAGCCGGTGAGGATGGTCGCGGGAATGAGGGCCATGGGGATAGTGCTCCGGAAGCGGAAAACAGGAATTGGGGGCAGGGAAAGGCGCGAAAAGGCGTGGCCCGGCAGTTTAGCCAATGCCACTGAGTTGCGTTGGCGGCAGGGTCAAGACGGCGTCAGGCGGGCTTTCTGACCACCACCAGGCCCTTCAGGTACTCCCCTTCCGGAAACTCGATGGTCATCGGATGGTCGGGCGCAGCGCCCAGGCGTTCGGCGATGTAGCCGTCCACGCCCGCATCGAGCCCCGCCGAGGCCACGATCTTGTGGAACAGGTCGGCGCTGATGCCGCCCGAGCATGAGAAGGTCAGCAGCACGCCACCCGGCTCCAGCAGCTTCAGCGCCAGCCGGTTGATGTCCTTGTAGGCCCGCGCGGCGCGCTCGGCGTGCGCCACCGTGGGCGCGAACTTGGGCGGGTCGAGCACGATGGCGTCGAAAGTGCGGCCCTGGTCGATGAACTCGCGCAGCACGGTGTTGACGTTGGCGTCGAGAAACTCGGTCTTTATGCCCTGCCCCCCAATGCTGTCAAAGCCGTTGAGCGCGAGATGGCCACGAGCCCGCTCCAGCGCGGGCAGCGACGAATCGACCGACACCAGCTCCACGCCTTCGAGCGCGCCCGCGGCCTTCAGCCCCGCCAGTGCCGCAACGGTGAAGCCGCCCGTGTAGCAGAAGCAATTCAGCACGCGCCGGAAGCGCCGGTGCTGCGCCAGCTCGGCAAAGCGCTGGCGGCTGTCGCGCTGGTCGAGATAGAAGCCGGTCTTGTGGCCGGTCGCGATGTCGAGCGACAGCTTCCAGCCGTGCTCGCGAATGATGATCTCTGTGGGGCCGTCGCCGCGCAGCCAGCCCGTGACGGGCTTCAGGCCTTCGCGCTCGCGGCCGCTGGCGTCGGAGCGTTCGTAGAGCTTCGTCAGGCCCGTGGCCTTGAGCAGCGCGTCGGCCAGAACATCTTTCCAGCGCTCGACGCCGGCCGAGAGAAACTGCGCCACCAGCGTGTCGCCATAGCGGTCGACGATCAGCCCCGGCAGGCCGTCGGCCTCGCCGTGCACCAGCCGCACGCCGTCGCTCTGCAGGTCGAACAGGCCGCGGGCGGCCACCGCACGGGCGCACACCGAGGCGAAGAAGGCAGCGTCGATGCGCTGCGTTTCGACGAAGCTCCAGGCCCGCGCGCGGATCTTTGAAATGGGGCTGAAGGCCGCCCATGCGAGGAAAGCGCCGTCGTGCGACTCGACGCGCACGGTCTCGCCGGAATCGGCGCCACCGCGTGCGATGGCCGATTCGAAGACCCACGGATGGCGGCGCTGCATCGAGCGCTCTTTGCCGGGTTTGAGGCGAAGGGTTTTCATTGTTTCTTGCTTACTTGTCTTTGTCTTCCCGGGCCTTGGCGCGCGGATGTGCCGCGTCATAAACCTTGGCCAGGTGCTGGAAATCCAGCCGCGTATAGACCTGCGTGGTCGCGATGTTGGCGTGCCCCAGCAGCTCCTGCACCGCGCGCAGGTCGCTGCTCGATTGCAGCACGTGGCTCGCGAACGAATGGCGCAGCATGTGCGGATGCACCGGCGCCGCCAGGCCGGCCTTGAGACTGCGCTCGCGCAGCAGCTTCCACACCGCCTGCGACGACATCCGCATGCCCTTGGCGCTGATGAAAAGCGCGGCCGCCGCTTGCGGGTCGCGCAGCCGGGCGGTGGTCAGCCCGGCGCAATCGCCGCGCACCGCCAGCCAGTCGCGCGCCGCCTCTGCCGCCTTGCTGCCCATTGGCACGATGCGGCGCTTGCTGCCCTTGCCGAGCACGCTGGCTTCCATCGCATCGAGATCGACCCAGCCTCGCGCCGTGTTGCTCGCCTGCGCGTCGAGCCCCGTGAGCTCGCTCACACGCAGCCCGCAGCCGTAGAGCACCTCGACGATCGCGCCATCGCGCGCCTCGGTCCATGGGTCGGCCTCGGGGTCATACAGCTCGGCGAGGCGCACCGCGTCGTCAACGCCCAATGCCTTGGGCAGCGGCCGGCCGGCCTTGGGCGCGTGCACGTCCTGCACGGGGTTGAAGCCGATCAGCCCTTCATTGCCCAGCCAGCGGTAGAAGCTGCGCCAGCACGACAGCACCAGCGCAATGCCGCGCGGCTCGCGCCCGGCGCTGTGCAATTGCGCCATCCAGCGGCGCACGTGGGCGGTCTGCACGCGGTCCAGCGGCAGCTTTGCTTCGACAGCATGGTCGCGCAGGGCCTGCAGGTGAAAGGCGTAGAGCTCGACCGTACGCGCCGCGAGCCGACGCTCGACGCGCACATGCTCCAGGTATTTTTCGATCCAGTCCGGGGGAGTGGATGCGACCGGCTCAGAAGAGATAGCCATGGCCGGCATTGTTGATGATGGCTGCCGGCTCGCGCAATGCGCCCTTGGACAACGGCCCCAGCGCCCGCCAGCACGACGTGGGCGCCGCCGCGTACTGCACGTCGAAGCTCTGGTCGAAGCCGCTCTTCTTCACGAGCCGCTCGATACGCCACAGATGGAAGGGCTCCGACACGATGACCACGCTGCGCACGCCGGCCGCCAGCAGCAGCGGACGCGACAGCGACAGGTTCAGCCGCGTGGACGTCGATGCAGGCTCGAGCACCATCGGCCCCGCAAAGCCCGAAGCTATTGCGTGTTCCCCCATCGTGATGGCCTCGATGCGGCTGTCCTCGGAATCCACGCCGCCCGAAAAAGCCAGCTGCCTGACCAAGCCGGCTTTCGCCATCGCCAGAGCCGTATCGACCCGCCCCGTAAGGCACGGATGCGGCTTGCCGTCGAGGTACGCGCGGCTGCCGAGCACCAGCGCCGCGTCGGCTGGTCGCTGCGGCGGGTGCGCCAGCAGCTCTTCGGCATGCCACCAGAGGAACGCTCCGATGGCCGCATACACCAGCGCCACGGCCAGCACCCCGCCAGCCAGCACGACCTGCCACGGCCGCCGCAACCAGCGCGGGCGTTTCAAGGACGAAGCCGCGAAAGTCCGCCCGAGGCCAGCTCGGCGATGCGCTCGAGAAAGTCGGTACCCATCTCGGCGTTGAAGCGCTGCGCGTCGGGCGACGCCAGCACCAGCATGCCGAAGGCCGGCGACTCGGCGTCGGGGCGCAGCGGAATCAGCGCGATCGACATCGCGGCCTGCGGCTCGGGCAGCCAGTTGGCCGCCTCGAAGCCCGAATTGAGCCCGCAGTACGGCGAGGTCAGCGAGGTGGCCAGCGCCTTCACGTCGTCGCTCACCCACTGGGCATAGGCCTCGTTGAGGTATTCGCTGCCGCAGCCCCACACCTTGATGGCCGTCTGCGGCACCAGGAACAGCGACTGCAAATCGACCGCGATGCGGTACGGCAGGCTGCGCGGGTCGCGCGTGGTCAGCAGGCCGCTGGTCCAGCGCTGCAGGCGGTCGGCAATGACGACGTTCTCAGTGCCATGACGCACCATATCCATCAGGCGGTGCTCCAGCGCCTTGATCTTTTCGCGCAGCATCTCGGCCTGGCGTTCCTGCAGGCTCACGGCGCGGTTGCCGTGCGGGCTGGTGAGCTGCACCTGCGCCAACAGCTGGGCATGGCGCTCGAAGAAGTCGGGCGTGTTCGCCAGGTAGTTGGCGATGTCGTCTTCGGTGATCGGGTTCATGGCGTTGGCGTCGTTGTTGTTCGTGAAGTTGGTCGTCATGGCAGCTCCGGCACCTCGATGTCGCCTTCGAAGACTGTGGTGGCCGGCCCGGTCATCAGCACCGGCTGCCCCTCTCCCTGCCACTCGATCGTGAGAATGCCGCCGTGCGTCTGCACGTCGACCCGGCGCTCCAGCAGGCCGAGGCGAATGCCCGCCACCACCGCCGCGCAGGCGCCCGTGCCGCAGGCCAGCGTTTCGCCGGCGCCGCGCTCGAACACCCGCAGCCTGATGTGCGAGCGGTCGACCACCTGCATGAAGCCCGCATTCACCCGCTGCGGAAAGCGCGGATGGTGCTCGATCTGCGGGCCCTGCTCGGCCACGGGGGCGGTGTCTACGTTGTCGACCACCTGCACGGCGTGCGGGTTGCCCATCGACAGGACCGCTACTGAAACGATAGCGGTGCCCGCGCGCGTGCCAAGGGCAAGGTGCCACTTGTGCCAGGCGCCTTCGGGCTGCGGGTCGAGCCCGGCGATGTCGAAGGGCACGCGCTCGGGTTCGAAGACAGGGGCGCCCATGTCGACCGTCACGCGGCCGTCGGCACCCATGCGCGGCTCGATCACGCCCGACAGGGTCTGCACGCGCACTTGCGTCTTGTCGGTCAGGTGGTGTTCGTTGACGAAGCGCATGAAGCAGCGCGCGCCGTTGCCGCACTGCTCCACTTCGCCGCCGTCGGAGTTGTGGATCACGTATTGAAAGTCGACGCCTGCCGCAGGCGAAGGCCGCACGGTCAGGATCTGGTCGGCGCCGACGCCGAAATGGCGGTCGGCCAGAAAGCGGTATTGCGCGGCACTGAGGCCCAGCGTGCCGCGTGTTTCGTCCAGCACGACGAAATCGTTGCCGGCTCCCTGCATCTTGGTAAAGCGGATTCGCATTCCGGGATTATCGCCACCGGCACTACCCTTGGCGACCACGGGCCCAAGCCCGTGGCCATGAAGACGGAACGATCAGGCCTGGATGAACGCCAGCAGATCAGCGTTCACCTGGTCCTTGTGGGTGGTGCAGGTGGCGTGCGGCGCACCTGCGTAGACCTTGAGCTGGCTGCCCTTGATCATCTCGGCCGCAAGCTTGCCGGTGGCCTCGAAGGGCACGACCTGGTCGTCATCGCCGTGAATCACGAGCGTGGGCACGTCGATCTTCGCCATGTCGGGGCGGAAGTCGGTTTCCGAGAACGCGGTCACGCAGTCGATGGTGGCCTTGATCGAGGCCTGCAGCGCGATCTGCAGCGTCTGCTTGAAGACGCCTTGCGACACCTTGGCGCCGGGGCGATTGGTGCCGTAGAAGAGCGTGCTGAAGTCGTCGAGGAACTGCGGGCGGTCGGCGGCCAGGCCGGCGCGGATGCCCGCGAACAGCGAGGCGTCGGGCCCCACGGGGTGGTCGGCCGTCTTCATGAACAGCGGCGTCACGGCGCTGATGAGCGCAAGCTTGGCCACGCGAGCGCTGCCCTTGCGCGCGATGTAGCGCGTCACGTCGCCGCCGCCCATCGAGAAGCCCGCAAGGATCACGTCCTTCAGGTCGAGCTTTTCGATCAGCTCGGCGATGTCGTCGGCGAAGGTGTCGTAGTCGTAGCCGGTCCACGGCTGGCTCGAGCGGCCGAAACCGCGGCGGTCGAACGCGATGGTGCGGTAGCCGCGCTCCGCGAAGAACAGCATCTGGGCGTCCCACATGTCGGCGCTGAGTGGCCAGCCGTGGCTGAAGAGAATGGGCTGGCCCGAGCCCCAGTCCTTGTAGTAGAGCTCGGTGCCGTCGCGCAGTGTGAGTGTGGTCATGGTTTTCCAGTGGAGTGAAAAAAAGAAAGAAGGAAGGGAAGGAAAAATCAGATCGCAAGAAAGTGATGCACCTCGGGCTTGTCCGGCCCGATGTGAAAGCGCAGCGCCTCGCCCTGCAGGTCGGCATCGGCCTTCGACACGCGATGGTGCTGGCGCAGATGCTCCGCCCACGATTCGACGAGGAACCACTCGATCACCCGCTCCCCGTCGACCGTGTGCTCGTGCAGGCCCCAAGCGTAGGCACCGTCGCGGCGGCGTTCGAGAGACAGACGCTTCATCGCCTGTAGGAAGGCCGGGCGGTCTTCCTTGCGGATGCGGTACTCGACCTGGATCATCACCGGCCCGCGGTCGTTCGCCACCGGCTCGGCGAGCAGCGGCTCGGGCCAGTGGTTCGATGCCTGCAGATCGGCCTCTCCGGCCGGCAGCCGCACGCGATGGAAGACCAGCCCGGCCACCACCAGCCCCACCGCCCCCGCCACCAGCGTGGCCGGCACGCCGATCTGCTGCGCCACCAGGCCCCAGCCCAGGCTGCCCGCAGCCATCGCGCCGTTGAACACCGTGAGGTACACGGCCAACCCGCGCCCGCGCACCCAGTTCGGCAGGATCGACTGGGCCACGCCGTTGAGCGTGGTCAGCGCAACGATCCAGCCCAGGCCCAGCAGCAACAGCAGCAGCACCGCCAGCCACTTCGGCGGCGCGAAGACCAGGCCGCCCATCACGGCCGCGGTGAGCAGCGCGGCCAGCAGCAGCATGCCGTCGGCATCGAGCCGCGCCCGCAGGCGCGGCAGCACCAGCGCACCGCCGATGGCGCCCGCCCCCACCGCGCCGAGCAGCACGCCATAGAAGCCGGCGCTGCCGCCAAGCATCTGCCGCGCCACCAGCGGCAGCAGCGCCCACACCGAACTAGCGAACAGGAAGAACACCGCCGCGCGCAACAGCACCACGTGCAGCTCCTTGCTGGCGCGCGTGTAGCGCAGGCCGGCGCGGAATGCGCCGAAGAAGTTCTCCGACAAGCCGCTGTCGACCGGCGCCGGGCGCTTCCACCACAGCAGCGCCGCGATCACGAACACGTAGCTCAGCACGTCGACGCCATAGGTGGCGGCCGCGCCGAAGCTCGCAAGAATCAGCCCGCCCGCCGCCGGCCCGATGGAGCGCGCGATGTTGATGCCCAGCGAGTTCAGCGCCACCGCGCTCTTCAGATCGCTGCGCGGCACCAGCTCCGGCACGATCGACTGCCAGGTCGGCCCCATCAGCGCCGCGCCGATGCCGCCCACGAAAGTCAGCGCGATCAGGTATTCGACCGTCAGCGCGCCTGTGTGCGAAAGCACCAGCAGCGCACCGCTGACGGCCGCGAGCACCACTTGCACGAAGATCAGGAAGCGCCGCCGGTCGAGGATGTCCGACAGCACGCCCGCAGGAATTGCAAGCAGGAAGATCGGCAGCGTGGCCGCCGTCTGGATGAGCGCCACTGCCGTCGGGTTGGCGGACAGGTCCGTCACCAGCCACGAGCTGGCCACGTCGCGCATGAAGCTGCCGATGTTGCCGAGCACGGTGGCGGCCCAGAGCACCGCGAACACCGGCTGGCGAAGCGGCGCAAAGGCGCCGGGCTGCGGTGCCGGTGCGACCGCACTGTGCGAATGTTCAGACATGGGCACGCTCCTTCAGGTCATGCCAGGCGACGAGCAGGAAGCCGCCGACCAGCCCGAGATGTTCGAAGAAGGAGTTTGCCGCCATGAAGCGCTCCTGCCCGATCGGCATCTGCCAGAAGCGCAGCGCCACGAAAGTCGCCATCAGCGTGAAGCCCGCAAGCGCCAGCGCACCGAGCCAGCGCAGGCGACCGGCGAGGATCAACGCCGAGGCCCCGAGCTCCAGCACGATGACCGCCACGGCCAGCGGGCCGGCGGGCGACAGGCCGAAGTGGTTCATCTCCGCGAGGGCCGAGTTGAAGTCCATCGCCTTGTTCAGCCCGCCCTGAAGATAGGCCGCGCACAGCAGCAGCAAGGCAATCCAGCGAAGCGCGGGCGAAGTGGTCCAGCGCATCGTCACACCGCCCAGCAGGCGCAGCCGAGCGCGCCCCAGAAGCTCTTCAGGTCGGCAATGGGCAGCTTGCTGCTCCAGGCCGTGGCGTGCTGGTGGCCGTGCACGTTGCAGTTGTTGGCGCAGGCACACGACATCGCGGCGTTACGCAGCACCTTCTGCATCGGAGCGCCCTCGGGATCGGCCCAGCCGGCATAGCCGCCGAAGGTGCGCGCGGGCGACCAGTCGGGCATGGCCGGCGGCGGCGCGCCTTCGTCCAGCGCGGTGAACGGGCCGGCGCCGTAGACCACCTTGCCGCCCACCATGGTGAGCAGCGCGGTGGTGTCGGCAATCTCCGATTCGGCGCAGGCGAAGAAGTCGCGGTCGGGCACCACGAGGTCGGCGAGCTGGCCGGCCTGGATGCGGCCCTTCTTGCCCTCCTCGTTCGAAAACCATGTGACGTTCTCGGTCCACATGCGCAGCGCCTGTTCGCGGTCGATCAGGTTGCGCTGCGGCGTGATCTGCAGGCCACCCACCGTCTTGCCCGTGACCAGCCACGACAGCGACACCCACGGGTTGTACGAGGCCACGCGCGTCGCGTCGGTGCCGGCCGAGACCTTCACGCCCTTTTCGAGCATGCGCTTCACCGGCGGCGTGGCTTCGGCCGCGCCGGGGCCGTAGCGCTCGACGAAATACTCGCCCTGGTAGGCCATGCGGTGCTGCACCGCGATGCCGCCGCCCAGCGCCGCGATGCGGTCGATCGACTGGTCGGAGATGGTCTCGGCGTGGTCGAAGAACCAGTTCAGGCCGGCCAGCGGCGTGTCCTGGTTGACACGCTCGAACACGTCGAGCGAGCGGCTGATGGTCTCGTCGTAGGTGGCGTGCATGCGCCAGGGCCAGCGGTTCTGCACCAGCACGCGCACCACGTCTTCCAGCTCGCCTTCCATTTCAGGCGCCATGTCAGGGCGCGGCTGGCGGAAGTCCTCGAAGTCGGCGGCGGAAAACACCAGCATCTCGCCGGCGCCGTTGTGGCGGAAGTAGTCGTCGCCCTGCTTGTACTTGGAGTTGGCGGTCCAGTTCAGGAAGTCCTGCTTCTCCTGCTTGGGCTTCTGCGTGAACAGGTTGTAGGCCAGGCGGATGGTGAGTTGCCCGTCGTCGGCCAGCTTCTGGATCACGGCGTAGTCGTCGGGGTAGTTCTGGTTGCCGCCGCCCGCGTCGATGGCGCCGGTCACGCCCAGCCGGTTGAGCTCGCGCATGAAGTGGCGCGTGGAATTGAGCTGGTAGTCGAAGGGCAGCTTCGGCCCCTTGGCCAGCGTGGCGTAGAGGATGGCCGCGTTGGGCTTGGCCAGCAGCAGGCCCGTGGGGTTGCCGGCGCTGTCGCGCACGATCTCGCCGCCGGGCGGCGCGGGCGTGTCC
This is a stretch of genomic DNA from Variovorax paradoxus. It encodes these proteins:
- the dapF gene encoding diaminopimelate epimerase, with translation MRIRFTKMQGAGNDFVVLDETRGTLGLSAAQYRFLADRHFGVGADQILTVRPSPAAGVDFQYVIHNSDGGEVEQCGNGARCFMRFVNEHHLTDKTQVRVQTLSGVIEPRMGADGRVTVDMGAPVFEPERVPFDIAGLDPQPEGAWHKWHLALGTRAGTAIVSVAVLSMGNPHAVQVVDNVDTAPVAEQGPQIEHHPRFPQRVNAGFMQVVDRSHIRLRVFERGAGETLACGTGACAAVVAGIRLGLLERRVDVQTHGGILTIEWQGEGQPVLMTGPATTVFEGDIEVPELP
- a CDS encoding YdcF family protein; this translates as MKRPRWLRRPWQVVLAGGVLAVALVYAAIGAFLWWHAEELLAHPPQRPADAALVLGSRAYLDGKPHPCLTGRVDTALAMAKAGLVRQLAFSGGVDSEDSRIEAITMGEHAIASGFAGPMVLEPASTSTRLNLSLSRPLLLAAGVRSVVIVSEPFHLWRIERLVKKSGFDQSFDVQYAAAPTSCWRALGPLSKGALREPAAIINNAGHGYLF
- a CDS encoding DUF484 family protein, whose amino-acid sequence is MTTNFTNNNDANAMNPITEDDIANYLANTPDFFERHAQLLAQVQLTSPHGNRAVSLQERQAEMLREKIKALEHRLMDMVRHGTENVVIADRLQRWTSGLLTTRDPRSLPYRIAVDLQSLFLVPQTAIKVWGCGSEYLNEAYAQWVSDDVKALATSLTSPYCGLNSGFEAANWLPEPQAAMSIALIPLRPDAESPAFGMLVLASPDAQRFNAEMGTDFLERIAELASGGLSRLRP
- a CDS encoding YdgA family protein, yielding MNKKVVLGVLAAAIAAAYGGSTWWAGTQIKSRYDIAFDELPKQTALVRVTERKYERGFFGAVSTVTLEIGCAADAAAPAAAAPAAADKPAEGEEAEADDEEDAGSIKPPKQLRLTIRDTIHHGPLAGGTLAAATIDSELVLDEKTQAAAKKLFGDAKPLTARTKVGFGGAFTTDLTVAPAKLVEEGKGRLDWQGIQARLEVNAARTQARYDMTMPGLDFSEARSGVTMKMGKLAAKADMDMSAGWFLATGKTEGRLDTLEFAVKKKAAEEGAAPAEPTKALPTVVLQNIELVGDASTKDGLYASSGTFRGTGKIGETKIDKFELTSSARRIHAAGYKKLADAWMQSSAASGCGKGSSKASQAAMQALAEQLAPDLKAMAKYGPEAGLDKMLVEIDGKRAEIGYTVSMAGVTDEDLQMPGTALLMKRGVLKAHARLPMKWLEKLAETGAESGQTPPPEMVAGLVEQGEQSGFVKRDGDDVTAQVEYSEGSLKVNGKPLGGMGATGK
- a CDS encoding alpha/beta fold hydrolase, translating into MTTLTLRDGTELYYKDWGSGQPILFSHGWPLSADMWDAQMLFFAERGYRTIAFDRRGFGRSSQPWTGYDYDTFADDIAELIEKLDLKDVILAGFSMGGGDVTRYIARKGSARVAKLALISAVTPLFMKTADHPVGPDASLFAGIRAGLAADRPQFLDDFSTLFYGTNRPGAKVSQGVFKQTLQIALQASIKATIDCVTAFSETDFRPDMAKIDVPTLVIHGDDDQVVPFEATGKLAAEMIKGSQLKVYAGAPHATCTTHKDQVNADLLAFIQA
- a CDS encoding class I SAM-dependent rRNA methyltransferase, with the translated sequence MKTLRLKPGKERSMQRRHPWVFESAIARGGADSGETVRVESHDGAFLAWAAFSPISKIRARAWSFVETQRIDAAFFASVCARAVAARGLFDLQSDGVRLVHGEADGLPGLIVDRYGDTLVAQFLSAGVERWKDVLADALLKATGLTKLYERSDASGREREGLKPVTGWLRGDGPTEIIIREHGWKLSLDIATGHKTGFYLDQRDSRQRFAELAQHRRFRRVLNCFCYTGGFTVAALAGLKAAGALEGVELVSVDSSLPALERARGHLALNGFDSIGGQGIKTEFLDANVNTVLREFIDQGRTFDAIVLDPPKFAPTVAHAERAARAYKDINRLALKLLEPGGVLLTFSCSGGISADLFHKIVASAGLDAGVDGYIAERLGAAPDHPMTIEFPEGEYLKGLVVVRKPA
- the dksA gene encoding RNA polymerase-binding protein DksA; amino-acid sequence: MKKPAAKATPAPKPATKKAPAAKQAVPAAKKVSATAHGSAAKEKSAPSKKPAAPPAKAATAATKKSAKPATAATKTAGAGSSSSKPVGRPAAVPSAPSIPMKKTAAASTSAPATPSMPVQTPTPAPAARGGRVSRLSQLTVPSMPQSVASTAAKSSFSQAPSTALVPPPPLAVKKDPKLANNWKTKTPSELSDAEVIAMPDDEYMNEKQMAFFRLKLEELKRGILENAGETTEHLREDTVVVPDPADRATIEEEHALELRTRDRERKLLKKIEQSIQRIDAGDYGYCDETGEPIGVGRLLARPTATLSLEAQQRRELKQKMFGD
- a CDS encoding CobW family GTP-binding protein, whose translation is MALIPATILTGFLGSGKTTLLKRILTEAHGQKIAVIENEFGEENIDSDILVTESKEQIVQMSNGCVCCTIREDLREALQMLAAKKRQGLLDFDRVVIETTGLADPGPVAQTFFMDDEIAESYLLDSILTLVDAKHAPQQLNDRQEARRQVGFADQIFISKSELVSAEETDALIHRLKHMNPRAPQQKAHFGDVPLKDIFDLRGFNLNAKLDIDPDFLKEDDHDHHDHDHAHGEACDHPSHKHEGHGHHHHTDDDVKSFVYKADRAFDPAKLEDFLGAIVNIYGPRMLRYKGVLNMKGTERKVIFQGVHQLMGSDLGPEWGKDEARQSRMVFIGIELPREILEQGLEQCLV
- a CDS encoding tyrosine recombinase XerC, with translation MAISSEPVASTPPDWIEKYLEHVRVERRLAARTVELYAFHLQALRDHAVEAKLPLDRVQTAHVRRWMAQLHSAGREPRGIALVLSCWRSFYRWLGNEGLIGFNPVQDVHAPKAGRPLPKALGVDDAVRLAELYDPEADPWTEARDGAIVEVLYGCGLRVSELTGLDAQASNTARGWVDLDAMEASVLGKGSKRRIVPMGSKAAEAARDWLAVRGDCAGLTTARLRDPQAAAALFISAKGMRMSSQAVWKLLRERSLKAGLAAPVHPHMLRHSFASHVLQSSSDLRAVQELLGHANIATTQVYTRLDFQHLAKVYDAAHPRAKAREDKDK